In Alteromonas sp. V450, the following proteins share a genomic window:
- a CDS encoding DUF6689 family protein, which translates to MMYTAMKFRQLATVVATTLLLITSANAQVVTPSTLTVNDNKVQAKLSLTSLIEVDLTVEFENSLGLNSNAIDITAELINPTDTGITDRLPSLLTSAVSGFPVLVSIAPKPDAGFAFEGVAQVEIYTKAIHYTPSVPWRLFTSHNNGEFEDITTLTSSGSYRARGSTGQFSDFIILLDTRAPSAIISDKFLLVSETLNGNRGLISAPLEAVLDSGISDLNAALASNDYDAALTIVDGLIVVLGNASGSEIADVWRSSNDLVNAKGMLISRLQTLRYSLRII; encoded by the coding sequence ATGATGTATACTGCGATGAAATTCAGACAACTCGCCACTGTTGTTGCCACTACCCTACTGCTTATTACGTCTGCCAATGCACAGGTCGTTACACCTTCTACGCTTACCGTAAACGATAATAAAGTACAAGCAAAGCTGTCACTAACCAGTCTAATTGAAGTTGATTTAACTGTTGAGTTTGAAAATAGCCTTGGCCTAAATTCAAATGCCATCGACATAACTGCTGAGCTGATAAATCCAACAGACACAGGCATTACAGATAGGCTCCCCTCTTTATTAACTAGCGCGGTGTCAGGATTTCCTGTGCTGGTCTCTATTGCGCCGAAACCAGACGCAGGTTTTGCATTTGAAGGCGTCGCTCAGGTTGAAATATATACCAAAGCCATTCACTACACGCCAAGTGTTCCATGGCGACTATTTACGTCTCATAACAATGGTGAATTTGAAGACATCACTACACTTACATCTTCAGGCAGCTATCGCGCTCGCGGCAGTACCGGGCAATTTTCTGATTTTATAATTTTGCTAGACACACGAGCACCCTCAGCAATTATAAGCGATAAGTTCTTGCTTGTTAGCGAAACACTGAACGGCAATAGAGGGTTAATTAGCGCGCCACTAGAGGCGGTTTTGGATTCAGGAATAAGCGATTTAAATGCAGCACTCGCTAGTAACGACTATGACGCGGCTTTGACTATTGTTGACGGTTTGATAGTCGTGCTGGGAAATGCTTCTGGAAGTGAAATAGCCGATGTTTGGCGCTCAAGCAATGACTTAGTTAACGCTAAAGGAATGCTGATTTCACGTCTGCAAACGCTGCGCTATAGCCTGAGAATTATTTAA
- a CDS encoding GAF domain-containing protein, translating into MPLQLAVTEQNGSISEHLLYEGRTYHVGRAEDADIVIAHPQVSRSHIVLRSTANRQVTRPIWTLEDTSSTGCFTARGAVKALALEKPQTLQLGPVPCRFTPIEKNNVVQLDSQREWRKRQLQQYQEQIQSCSSSQSLVNLAQECLVNSLGCERGALVLFDRINNFSIEIGYQDWMQSEIFTGSRTLINQTMQTNSVRAIGNIAADESLNQQHSIINYGIQAAISVPVCVQDNPVGVLYADSISNRRYFTQTDIEFATSLANLISMRLLFHKIEHRLSLIS; encoded by the coding sequence ATGCCTTTACAACTTGCAGTAACAGAACAAAACGGGAGCATAAGCGAACATTTGTTGTACGAGGGGCGTACCTACCACGTAGGGCGCGCAGAGGATGCAGATATTGTTATTGCACACCCCCAAGTGTCTCGCTCACACATAGTTCTTCGCTCAACTGCAAATCGCCAAGTCACACGCCCCATATGGACGTTGGAGGATACAAGCTCTACAGGTTGTTTTACTGCACGAGGTGCGGTAAAGGCCCTAGCGCTTGAAAAGCCGCAAACGCTTCAACTTGGCCCGGTTCCTTGTAGATTCACACCTATTGAAAAAAACAACGTTGTTCAACTCGATAGTCAAAGAGAATGGCGTAAACGGCAATTACAGCAATATCAAGAACAAATACAGTCGTGCAGCAGCAGTCAGTCACTGGTAAATTTAGCGCAAGAATGCTTGGTTAATTCCCTTGGATGCGAGCGCGGTGCATTAGTGCTTTTCGACCGCATTAATAACTTTTCTATCGAGATAGGTTATCAAGATTGGATGCAGAGCGAGATTTTTACCGGTAGTCGCACACTGATTAACCAAACCATGCAAACAAACAGTGTTCGCGCCATTGGTAATATTGCGGCTGACGAATCCCTTAACCAGCAGCACAGTATTATAAACTATGGTATTCAAGCCGCGATTAGCGTTCCTGTATGTGTACAAGACAATCCGGTAGGCGTACTTTACGCAGATTCGATTTCAAACCGTCGTTACTTTACACAAACGGACATAGAATTTGCCACCTCACTGGCTAATCTAATCTCCATGCGTTTGTTATTCCACAAAATTGAGCATAGACTTTCTCTTATCAGTTAG
- a CDS encoding serine/threonine-protein kinase — protein sequence MNRPDLPQSQNNSLKTEALSLQTSFAINTLLSSRFRITEQLGAGAQGAVYCAKDELLGVDVALKIIEGGAQDPLKIQSIRNEVNIARQLQHPNIIRVHDVFTDGPHAFFTMAYVDGEPLFQRLQRPVSPAEYECWQQQLVESLLACKAVGIKHGDIKPDNVLIDHEGNVRLIDFGIGQDSAPQIQTSGHQHYTAPEIVQTGNASESSDTYSLGKVLEDILASVETSKLSVTHIFWHKKQRSLINQLTHRMPNQRLDLASITTHNDAQNSLVARLTPSGIAATFLALVIVASVVYAFFTTSAARLPADKPVQLVILTAPKYPLLDTINTLLRYPLSTHPNLVLDNSNETSTLIDNLGLTPFENSNQRTDLAAMLAADSVMLIDATPLDSTAYMLQATVLSMPSNLSVFTVTHSINTNTLSEDLDSFANKLINALFNAIGNDISPPDLRYLEALDNAWQQGKQLKNEDTIDAIIAATPDYPGGWVAKSQLALQQGDFDTARNAIETLKTLPNLSQYWRLQGELIRAELNNDLALAQQAINALVDQYPDRPDLLATRAGIFQWAGEDAKAMEDYRSALSLRPNNGQLWFELARLQIINGQIDVATSESLTRALVAFRQAKDQIGESLVLNAFGIAYLRTADNATAARYFNEALALRDAKTQPSERAKTLANIAIATSLIGDYDTAESSLQEAIILLHDLGDLAQEAHVSDTLGFMFEERGQYVQALTHYKHGLDLRVQLNDKVLQPQSMSNVAYTHFLIGDISLAEIYWQQAKSLFELNGDTSHLMRTYQHLAQLSLVKGDNNATTRYLSLVESHNDVLHSQEKIYNHLLYSFLNFANGNLQKAIEHMTKAEAIAKATDDARGEIEAMLWKGEICLLTADWPCLAQSIASVEPMVMPEYHEQRAVLKWLTVALKHHDGTLSSSDSSFYQSLVEDANIPVMTEIKILLDMQERLSLGADSALMTKLSTAIKPTYYQPYLQWLYLKASQGDIAATEKLKQKLALYPTYWRSHLYYKVIPGKENIADELAKRWLSKLTENQASAYQKAYLD from the coding sequence TTGAACAGGCCAGACTTACCTCAATCGCAAAACAATTCGCTAAAAACTGAAGCCTTATCATTGCAAACAAGCTTTGCAATCAATACGCTTTTGTCCAGTCGGTTTCGCATTACTGAACAACTTGGTGCTGGTGCACAAGGCGCTGTCTATTGTGCGAAAGACGAGCTCCTTGGCGTAGACGTTGCACTCAAAATCATTGAAGGTGGCGCTCAAGATCCACTAAAAATTCAAAGCATCCGCAATGAAGTAAATATTGCTCGCCAATTACAGCACCCCAATATTATACGCGTTCATGATGTATTTACTGATGGTCCTCACGCTTTTTTTACCATGGCATATGTCGATGGTGAACCGTTATTCCAGCGCCTACAGCGCCCTGTCAGTCCTGCGGAATACGAATGTTGGCAACAACAGCTAGTAGAATCCTTGTTGGCATGTAAAGCGGTTGGCATTAAGCATGGTGATATCAAGCCCGACAATGTGTTAATTGATCATGAAGGTAACGTAAGGCTCATTGACTTTGGTATCGGTCAAGATTCTGCGCCTCAAATACAAACCAGCGGTCATCAGCATTACACAGCTCCCGAGATTGTGCAGACAGGGAATGCAAGTGAGAGCTCAGACACTTACAGCTTAGGAAAAGTTCTTGAAGATATTTTAGCCTCGGTAGAAACGTCTAAGCTGTCAGTTACACATATTTTTTGGCATAAAAAGCAGCGTTCGCTGATAAATCAACTCACCCACAGAATGCCTAACCAACGACTAGATTTAGCGTCGATTACTACCCATAACGACGCTCAAAATAGTCTTGTTGCACGGCTCACCCCAAGCGGCATCGCAGCCACATTTTTAGCGCTCGTTATCGTAGCCAGTGTTGTGTATGCTTTTTTCACAACGTCGGCGGCGCGATTGCCGGCAGATAAACCGGTACAGTTGGTCATATTAACTGCGCCAAAGTACCCATTGCTCGATACCATTAATACGTTACTTCGCTACCCGCTTAGTACGCATCCAAACCTAGTACTCGACAACAGTAACGAAACCAGCACGCTTATAGACAACCTAGGCTTAACGCCTTTTGAGAACAGCAATCAACGAACCGACTTAGCAGCGATGTTGGCAGCAGATAGTGTGATGCTTATTGATGCGACCCCGCTTGATAGCACAGCTTATATGCTTCAAGCCACTGTACTTTCAATGCCTAGCAACCTCTCTGTTTTTACCGTAACGCATAGCATCAATACAAATACACTTTCTGAAGACCTAGATAGCTTCGCGAATAAACTTATCAACGCTTTATTTAACGCAATAGGTAACGATATTTCTCCACCAGATTTACGGTACTTAGAAGCACTGGATAACGCATGGCAACAGGGAAAACAACTTAAGAATGAAGACACTATCGACGCGATAATCGCTGCAACACCCGACTATCCGGGGGGGTGGGTTGCGAAGTCACAATTAGCTCTTCAACAAGGGGATTTTGACACAGCGCGAAATGCGATTGAAACGCTTAAAACACTTCCTAATTTATCACAGTATTGGCGGCTTCAGGGCGAGCTAATTAGAGCTGAGCTAAATAACGATTTAGCGCTTGCGCAACAAGCCATCAATGCATTGGTAGATCAATATCCAGACAGGCCCGACTTGCTCGCTACTCGCGCAGGCATATTTCAGTGGGCCGGTGAGGATGCCAAAGCAATGGAAGACTACCGTAGTGCGCTTTCTTTACGTCCAAACAACGGACAGCTATGGTTTGAACTTGCGCGACTACAAATCATTAATGGCCAAATCGACGTAGCCACAAGCGAGTCATTAACACGTGCCTTAGTTGCCTTTCGCCAAGCAAAAGACCAAATAGGAGAAAGTTTAGTATTAAACGCCTTTGGCATTGCCTATCTACGAACAGCTGACAACGCAACGGCTGCACGATATTTTAATGAGGCATTAGCCTTAAGAGATGCAAAAACACAACCCTCAGAACGTGCAAAAACACTGGCTAACATTGCGATTGCCACGTCGCTTATTGGCGATTACGACACCGCTGAATCGTCACTACAGGAAGCCATTATACTGTTGCACGATTTAGGAGATTTAGCACAAGAGGCACATGTGAGCGACACGCTCGGCTTTATGTTTGAAGAGCGAGGGCAATATGTTCAAGCCTTAACACATTACAAGCACGGTTTAGATTTAAGAGTGCAGTTAAACGATAAAGTACTCCAACCACAAAGTATGAGTAACGTCGCATACACGCACTTTCTTATTGGAGATATCTCACTTGCTGAAATTTACTGGCAACAAGCAAAGTCTCTCTTCGAATTAAACGGCGATACATCGCATCTAATGCGGACATACCAACACCTTGCACAATTGAGTTTAGTAAAGGGAGATAACAACGCAACTACACGTTACTTAAGCCTTGTAGAAAGTCATAACGACGTATTGCACTCTCAAGAAAAAATATATAACCACCTGCTCTACAGTTTTTTGAATTTTGCCAACGGTAATTTACAGAAAGCAATAGAACATATGACTAAAGCTGAGGCTATTGCTAAAGCGACAGACGATGCTCGAGGTGAAATTGAAGCGATGCTGTGGAAAGGGGAAATTTGTCTGTTGACAGCCGACTGGCCGTGTTTAGCACAAAGCATAGCGTCTGTAGAGCCAATGGTTATGCCTGAATATCACGAGCAACGCGCTGTACTGAAATGGCTTACCGTCGCGCTTAAACACCATGACGGTACGCTTAGCAGTTCCGACTCAAGCTTTTATCAATCGTTGGTTGAAGACGCAAATATCCCGGTGATGACTGAAATAAAAATTCTGCTAGATATGCAAGAAAGGTTATCACTTGGCGCGGATAGCGCTTTAATGACGAAACTGTCCACGGCGATAAAACCTACCTATTACCAGCCCTACCTTCAATGGCTTTACTTAAAAGCAAGCCAAGGCGATATTGCAGCGACAGAGAAACTCAAACAAAAATTGGCGCTTTACCCCACTTATTGGAGAAGTCACCTATACTATAAAGTAATACCAGGAAAGGAAAACATAGCCGATGAACTGGCAAAACGTTGGCTATCGAAGCTAACCGAAAACCAAGCAAGTGCGTACCAAAAGGCATATCTTGACTGA
- a CDS encoding sensor histidine kinase — MTDIEKEIANIKALQSTLQRQLDADQEVLQQLAKRLWAQQESEKAKLSRELHDGIGQLLTGLTRRLQALSSTSPEITTLHAIAEMALNDVRQLSRLMSPTILDDLGLKPALNWLCRNLLSEESIEYQTDIDIPADLSKDISILLFRIAQETLVNAIKHSEASFIELSINYHHNVVRLDITDDGKGFDNSHIEPGIGLSSIRDRAKAFNATLEIDSAVGQGTRTTVTVPI, encoded by the coding sequence TTGACTGATATAGAAAAAGAAATTGCAAATATAAAAGCGCTGCAATCCACCTTGCAACGTCAGCTAGATGCAGACCAAGAGGTGCTGCAACAACTGGCTAAACGATTGTGGGCACAGCAAGAGTCCGAAAAAGCAAAGCTATCGAGAGAATTACATGACGGTATCGGACAACTGCTTACAGGCTTAACCAGGCGACTACAGGCGCTTTCTTCTACCTCACCTGAAATTACAACGCTGCACGCTATAGCAGAAATGGCATTGAATGATGTAAGGCAGCTTTCTCGATTAATGAGCCCTACTATCCTGGATGACTTAGGTTTAAAGCCCGCACTCAACTGGTTATGTAGAAACTTATTGAGCGAAGAAAGTATTGAATATCAAACCGACATTGATATACCTGCCGACTTATCGAAAGACATCAGCATTCTTCTTTTCAGAATTGCACAAGAAACGCTGGTTAATGCGATTAAGCATAGCGAAGCATCTTTTATCGAACTTTCAATCAATTACCATCATAACGTTGTCAGGTTAGATATTACTGATGATGGAAAAGGTTTTGACAACAGTCACATTGAGCCAGGTATAGGCCTTTCAAGCATTCGCGACCGCGCCAAGGCGTTTAACGCAACCCTTGAAATAGATTCTGCCGTTGGACAAGGCACTAGAACAACAGTAACGGTACCTATATGA
- a CDS encoding response regulator transcription factor: MTIRVVLADDHVLMRQGVSQMLNADPHITVVGECDDGVELINAVLKQSPDVILMDISMPKMSGLVAIDKILAQRNEAKILVLSMHNEVEYIEAMRDAGAKGYILKESSGDSLVEAIKKVAAGKTCFPDEITQPGKSTTQKHLSPVSVLTRREREVFFLVAAGNTSRKIAELLDMSLKTAENHRSNIYKKLNLSSSAELIRMAGKAGLLE, translated from the coding sequence ATGACAATTCGCGTAGTACTTGCAGACGACCATGTCCTCATGCGTCAAGGCGTCTCTCAAATGCTTAATGCAGACCCCCACATCACTGTTGTAGGTGAGTGCGATGATGGTGTCGAACTCATCAATGCAGTGTTAAAGCAGTCACCTGATGTAATTCTAATGGACATATCAATGCCGAAAATGAGCGGGCTGGTTGCCATAGATAAAATTCTCGCTCAGCGCAATGAAGCGAAAATACTCGTTTTATCGATGCACAATGAAGTTGAGTATATTGAAGCGATGCGCGATGCGGGAGCGAAGGGTTACATTCTAAAGGAATCATCCGGTGACTCATTGGTAGAGGCCATAAAAAAAGTGGCCGCTGGAAAAACGTGTTTTCCAGATGAGATAACACAGCCTGGAAAATCAACAACCCAAAAACACCTTTCTCCAGTAAGTGTGCTTACAAGAAGAGAACGAGAAGTATTTTTTCTTGTTGCTGCCGGTAATACCAGTAGAAAAATTGCGGAGCTTTTAGACATGAGCCTTAAAACCGCAGAAAACCATCGCAGTAATATATACAAAAAGCTTAACTTAAGTAGTTCTGCCGAGCTTATTCGAATGGCTGGCAAGGCTGGATTACTGGAGTAA
- a CDS encoding S8 family serine peptidase, translating into MKFLNNKTILSVAVALSLPASMANAKTFDQTLADALAASPLELQQVIVTFEGKGPATAEQISALEALGITGGVSLRNVPIVGVLANKAQVEALYQRDDIVSVWNNDELVLENHESTQITGVQALQADRDIRINGMPVSGKGIGVVVNDSGVDGTHGDLAFPNHVVQNVLAQVNLASYSGILPITYQENVSNTDILGGHGTHVAGTVGGNGSRSSGLHAGVAPGADIIGYGSGAGLFILDTIGGFDYALTHQFTYNIRVISNSFGSTGDVGTEFNPDDPTNVVTKALADNGIITVFSAGNSGPGESTITGNFKKAPWVITVAAGNKQGGLADFSSRGVDGKGGEVTVDGEVFTWEDRPTVTAPGVDVISARASLSSLGGLSAADDADMIEPQHLPYYTVSSGTSMAAPHVSGIVALMLEANPELQWNDVKRILQETATPMAGMDEWEVGAGYVNAYAAVTAVLEGEEVFGDTVKKNREFNAFANVVEGDSFTRTVTYLPVGDAPAETFEVGKDVSMVVASASIENATAFVLEDPFGNRYGSGIGLPVLGSAVGTAARGVPGTWKVYSRGIGSVSGLPLDPLGITNGIGLPGTNEVNIRLVETAGFSGLDDIANHPAKPFIEYVVARELMDGKENGFEPDAPLTRVDLADTLALSANLRQTNDGNTINYVDVDSTFSAAINSATATGAVLSDLEMSNQPVMLANGDFFGSDMQVTKEEMAYSMVQALGLQAEAKSFNAEKVVAVVFGEAIEVEDTNAIAPEYRGYVQQALALGLMSVNVVVEQGPFDLQPSFKAFFNPQNGMTRGEAAFTLMNYAELN; encoded by the coding sequence ATGAAGTTCCTTAATAACAAAACAATTTTATCAGTCGCTGTGGCATTGTCTTTACCCGCAAGCATGGCGAATGCAAAAACATTTGATCAAACGCTAGCAGATGCGTTAGCGGCATCACCATTAGAACTACAACAAGTAATTGTTACTTTCGAGGGCAAAGGACCTGCAACTGCTGAGCAAATTTCAGCACTGGAAGCGCTAGGTATTACTGGCGGTGTTAGCTTACGAAATGTACCGATTGTTGGTGTGCTGGCTAACAAAGCGCAGGTTGAGGCGCTATATCAGCGTGACGACATAGTATCAGTATGGAACAACGACGAGCTAGTGTTAGAAAACCATGAATCAACACAAATAACAGGTGTTCAAGCGCTTCAAGCTGACCGTGATATTCGCATTAACGGTATGCCAGTTTCGGGCAAAGGAATTGGCGTTGTGGTAAATGACTCAGGCGTTGACGGCACGCATGGCGACTTGGCGTTTCCAAATCACGTAGTGCAAAACGTTCTAGCTCAAGTTAACTTAGCCAGCTACAGTGGTATCTTGCCAATAACTTACCAGGAAAACGTGTCGAATACCGATATTCTAGGTGGCCACGGTACTCACGTTGCAGGCACTGTGGGCGGCAACGGTTCAAGAAGTAGCGGTCTACACGCTGGTGTAGCACCAGGTGCAGATATTATCGGTTACGGCTCTGGTGCAGGTCTATTCATTCTCGACACAATAGGCGGGTTTGATTACGCCTTGACTCATCAGTTTACATACAATATTCGTGTTATCTCAAATTCATTTGGCAGCACAGGCGATGTGGGTACAGAGTTTAACCCAGATGACCCAACAAACGTTGTGACTAAAGCATTAGCTGATAACGGTATTATCACTGTGTTCTCGGCAGGTAACTCAGGCCCTGGTGAATCAACCATCACAGGTAATTTCAAAAAGGCGCCATGGGTAATTACCGTTGCGGCCGGCAATAAACAAGGTGGCCTTGCCGACTTTAGTTCTCGTGGCGTAGATGGTAAAGGCGGCGAAGTAACTGTTGACGGTGAAGTTTTTACATGGGAAGACCGTCCTACGGTTACTGCTCCTGGCGTAGATGTTATTTCTGCTAGAGCCTCGCTATCAAGTTTGGGCGGGCTAAGCGCTGCTGATGATGCGGACATGATTGAACCTCAGCACTTGCCTTACTACACCGTGTCAAGCGGCACTTCAATGGCGGCGCCTCATGTATCTGGTATTGTTGCGCTGATGTTAGAAGCAAACCCTGAACTACAGTGGAATGATGTAAAACGTATCTTGCAAGAAACTGCAACCCCTATGGCAGGAATGGACGAGTGGGAAGTGGGCGCCGGTTATGTTAACGCTTATGCAGCGGTAACGGCGGTACTTGAAGGTGAAGAGGTCTTTGGTGATACGGTTAAGAAAAACCGTGAGTTTAACGCGTTTGCCAACGTGGTTGAAGGCGACAGCTTCACCAGAACGGTAACGTATTTGCCTGTGGGTGATGCGCCAGCAGAAACGTTCGAAGTAGGCAAAGATGTCTCGATGGTTGTAGCGAGTGCGTCAATTGAAAACGCAACCGCTTTCGTACTGGAAGACCCGTTTGGTAATCGTTATGGTTCAGGAATAGGTTTGCCCGTATTGGGTTCAGCCGTAGGCACAGCAGCAAGGGGAGTTCCAGGTACGTGGAAAGTATACAGCCGCGGAATCGGAAGTGTTAGTGGTCTGCCTTTAGATCCGCTAGGTATAACTAACGGTATTGGATTGCCTGGCACCAACGAAGTTAATATTCGTTTGGTTGAAACAGCGGGCTTTTCTGGCTTAGACGATATTGCTAACCACCCTGCAAAACCGTTCATCGAATATGTTGTGGCACGCGAGCTAATGGACGGTAAAGAAAATGGTTTCGAGCCTGATGCGCCACTAACACGTGTTGACTTGGCAGATACGCTTGCACTAAGTGCAAACCTACGTCAAACCAACGATGGCAACACCATTAACTACGTAGATGTTGATTCAACGTTCTCTGCGGCAATTAATTCAGCGACAGCGACAGGTGCAGTACTTAGCGACTTAGAAATGTCGAACCAGCCGGTTATGTTAGCGAATGGCGACTTCTTCGGCAGTGACATGCAAGTTACAAAAGAAGAAATGGCATATTCAATGGTTCAAGCGCTAGGCTTACAAGCTGAAGCAAAAAGCTTTAATGCTGAAAAAGTTGTAGCAGTGGTATTTGGCGAAGCGATTGAGGTAGAAGATACCAATGCGATTGCACCAGAGTACAGAGGCTACGTGCAGCAAGCCCTTGCGCTAGGATTGATGTCAGTGAACGTTGTTGTAGAGCAAGGTCCATTCGACCTACAGCCATCGTTCAAAGCGTTCTTCAATCCTCAAAACGGTATGACACGTGGCGAGGCAGCGTTCACGCTAATGAATTACGCGGAACTAAACTAA
- a CDS encoding ankyrin repeat domain-containing protein, translating to MSFLKQTLTAVLFVVATFTSFYTGAATDATTHANTQQSSIRPDTETLKARYFDAAREGDSAMLDAFYQAGLDVNVADEKGYTALILAAYHGHTDTVNFLISEANANPCQEDNRGNTALMGAIFKGHVSVAKRLVFADCDIDEENEQGQTALMFASLFDRQEIINTLIDKGADPKHVDKSGNTVADIALSQGNYGLATRLTTESQ from the coding sequence ATGTCTTTCTTAAAGCAAACACTTACGGCAGTATTGTTCGTCGTTGCCACCTTCACTAGTTTTTATACTGGTGCCGCAACCGACGCAACCACTCACGCTAATACACAACAAAGTTCAATTAGACCTGATACAGAGACCTTAAAAGCACGCTATTTTGATGCAGCGCGAGAAGGCGATAGCGCCATGCTAGATGCATTTTATCAAGCCGGCCTAGATGTAAATGTAGCCGATGAAAAAGGCTACACCGCACTTATTCTTGCGGCGTACCATGGGCATACCGACACCGTGAACTTTCTTATCAGCGAAGCTAATGCCAACCCATGTCAAGAAGACAACCGCGGAAACACCGCACTCATGGGGGCCATATTTAAAGGTCACGTTAGTGTAGCTAAGCGACTGGTTTTTGCTGATTGCGATATAGATGAAGAAAACGAGCAAGGCCAAACGGCGTTGATGTTTGCAAGCCTTTTCGATAGACAAGAAATTATCAATACGCTTATCGATAAAGGTGCAGATCCGAAGCATGTCGATAAATCAGGTAATACCGTAGCAGATATTGCGCTTTCTCAAGGCAACTACGGGTTAGCCACACGGCTAACCACAGAATCTCAATAA
- a CDS encoding alkaline phosphatase PhoX, protein MITRRQFLVGSLAFGGLASSAFGKKMSLASMPISEGYGALVTDPQKLLDLPKGFSYKIISSLGDSMSDGMHVPDRADGMGCLPVAGSSDKVALIRNHELHPKHLNAQPQSIQKHTSELAYDNYHNGTALPGGTTTMVYNLTTQKVEREFISLVGTVRNCSGGITPWGTWLTCEESVDRPHGPNGDVVNKDHGYIFEVPASAGSLIEAKPLKAMGRFNHEAACVDPKTGIVYLTEDQGDSLLYRFVPNEYANLAAGGQLEALVVKNNPQFDTRNWSSSSMPISEWFDVEWIALDNPESPNDDLRARGYEKGAALFARGEGIHWGEDELYFCCTSGGQKQLGQVMKLVPSADGKQDKLQLFLESEDKNLYNFGDNLTVCPNGHLLVCEDQYTDIVDNHLRGVTPNGEVYNFAKLHAQTELAGACFSPDGNTLFVNIYSPTKTLAITGPWLEG, encoded by the coding sequence ATGATTACACGACGCCAGTTCTTAGTGGGCTCTTTGGCATTTGGTGGCCTGGCTAGTAGTGCTTTCGGTAAGAAAATGAGTTTGGCGTCTATGCCAATTAGTGAAGGCTATGGTGCGTTAGTCACCGACCCTCAAAAGCTGCTCGATTTACCTAAAGGCTTTAGCTATAAGATTATATCTAGTCTTGGAGATAGCATGTCTGATGGTATGCATGTACCTGACAGAGCAGACGGTATGGGGTGTTTGCCTGTAGCAGGCAGTAGCGACAAAGTGGCGCTTATACGAAACCATGAGCTGCACCCCAAACATTTAAATGCTCAGCCACAGTCTATTCAAAAGCATACTAGCGAGTTGGCCTACGACAACTATCACAATGGAACTGCTTTACCTGGCGGTACCACAACAATGGTATATAACCTTACCACGCAAAAGGTTGAGCGAGAGTTTATTAGCCTTGTTGGAACGGTTAGAAATTGCTCGGGCGGTATTACGCCTTGGGGGACATGGCTAACATGCGAAGAGTCGGTAGATCGTCCCCATGGCCCTAACGGCGATGTAGTAAACAAAGATCATGGCTACATTTTTGAAGTACCTGCAAGCGCTGGCTCATTGATTGAAGCTAAACCGCTTAAAGCAATGGGTCGCTTTAACCATGAAGCGGCTTGCGTCGACCCTAAAACCGGTATTGTTTACCTCACAGAAGATCAGGGTGACAGTTTGCTTTATCGCTTCGTACCTAACGAGTACGCTAACTTGGCAGCTGGCGGTCAGTTAGAAGCCTTAGTCGTTAAAAATAACCCTCAATTCGATACACGTAACTGGTCTTCAAGCTCTATGCCAATATCAGAGTGGTTTGATGTAGAGTGGATAGCGTTAGACAATCCTGAAAGCCCGAACGATGACTTACGCGCTAGAGGATATGAGAAAGGTGCTGCTTTATTCGCTCGCGGTGAAGGTATACATTGGGGTGAAGATGAGCTTTATTTTTGCTGTACTAGTGGAGGCCAAAAGCAGCTCGGTCAGGTAATGAAACTTGTTCCTTCTGCTGATGGTAAACAAGACAAGCTTCAGCTGTTTTTAGAAAGTGAAGACAAGAACTTATATAATTTTGGCGATAACCTAACCGTATGTCCAAACGGTCATCTATTGGTGTGCGAAGACCAATATACCGACATTGTTGATAATCACTTACGCGGTGTTACACCAAATGGAGAAGTGTATAACTTTGCAAAGCTCCATGCGCAAACTGAACTTGCCGGCGCGTGTTTCTCGCCTGACGGCAATACACTTTTCGTGAATATTTACTCTCCAACGAAGACCTTAGCTATAACTGGGCCATGGCTTGAAGGTTAG